In Arthrobacter sp. PAMC25284, a single genomic region encodes these proteins:
- a CDS encoding ABC transporter ATP-binding protein: protein MLWKLLVEYLRPHRGLLLAVVVFQLAQSIASLYLPTLNADIIDEGVAKGDTGYILRVGTLMLVITVVQIACAVTAVYFGAKAAMGVGRDLRGAIFTRVGAFSEQEVTRFGAPSLITRSTNDVQQVQQLVLMGATLMVAAPMLSIGGVIMAVRQDVQLSWLIAVSVPALLAAVGLIITRMVPLFRLMQARIDTVNRVLREQLTGIRVVRAFVREDVETARFGKANADVTDTALRAGRLMALAFPTVMLVLNVSSVAVIWFGSFRIQDGSMQVGTLIAFLSYLMQILMSVMMATFMAIMIPRAAVSADRIGAVLGTESSVRPPLNPVGFGAGRTGRGELELRGVGFAYPGADQPVLAGISFTARAGQTTAIIGATGSGKTTLVNLMPRLFDATDGAVLIDGVDVRELDPDLLWGHIGLVPQKPYLFSGTVRSNLLYGKPDATEDELWRALSIAQAEGFVREMEGGLDASVSQGGTNVSGGQRQRIAIARALVKRPELYIFDDSFSSLDTATDARLRQALRRHTAGATLVIIAQRVSSITDADQILVLDGGRLEGRGTHAELLETSETYQEIVNSQLAAEETV from the coding sequence ATGCTCTGGAAACTGCTGGTCGAATACCTGCGGCCGCACCGCGGGCTGCTGCTCGCCGTCGTCGTCTTCCAGCTGGCGCAGTCCATCGCATCCCTGTACCTGCCCACCCTGAACGCGGACATCATCGATGAGGGCGTCGCGAAAGGGGACACCGGGTACATCCTGCGGGTCGGGACCCTGATGCTGGTCATCACCGTGGTCCAGATAGCCTGCGCCGTCACGGCCGTGTACTTCGGTGCGAAGGCCGCCATGGGGGTGGGCCGGGACCTGCGCGGCGCCATCTTCACCCGGGTGGGGGCGTTCTCCGAACAGGAGGTCACCCGCTTCGGCGCGCCGTCCCTGATCACCCGCTCCACGAACGACGTCCAGCAGGTCCAGCAGCTCGTGCTGATGGGCGCCACCCTCATGGTCGCCGCGCCCATGCTGAGCATCGGCGGGGTGATCATGGCGGTGCGCCAGGACGTGCAGCTGTCCTGGCTGATCGCCGTGAGCGTGCCGGCGCTGCTGGCCGCCGTCGGGCTCATCATCACCCGGATGGTGCCGCTGTTCCGGCTCATGCAGGCCCGGATCGACACCGTCAACCGGGTCCTGCGCGAACAGCTCACCGGCATCCGGGTGGTGCGGGCCTTCGTCCGGGAGGACGTCGAGACCGCCCGGTTCGGGAAGGCCAACGCGGACGTCACGGACACGGCCCTGCGCGCCGGCCGGCTCATGGCGCTCGCGTTCCCCACGGTGATGCTGGTCCTGAACGTCTCCTCCGTGGCCGTGATCTGGTTCGGCTCCTTCCGGATCCAGGACGGCTCCATGCAAGTGGGCACGCTGATCGCGTTCCTGAGCTACCTCATGCAGATCCTGATGTCCGTCATGATGGCCACGTTTATGGCGATCATGATCCCGCGCGCGGCCGTCTCCGCGGACCGGATCGGGGCGGTGCTGGGCACCGAGTCCAGCGTCCGGCCGCCGCTGAACCCTGTCGGGTTCGGTGCCGGCCGGACCGGGCGCGGGGAACTGGAACTGCGCGGCGTCGGCTTCGCCTACCCGGGGGCCGACCAGCCCGTCCTGGCCGGGATCAGCTTCACCGCCCGGGCCGGGCAGACGACGGCGATCATCGGGGCCACCGGCTCCGGCAAAACCACCCTGGTGAACCTCATGCCGCGGCTTTTCGACGCCACGGACGGTGCCGTCCTGATCGACGGCGTGGACGTGCGCGAGCTGGACCCGGACCTGCTCTGGGGACACATCGGCCTGGTCCCGCAAAAGCCCTACCTGTTCTCCGGGACGGTCCGCAGCAACCTGCTCTACGGCAAACCCGACGCCACCGAGGACGAGCTGTGGCGGGCGCTGTCCATCGCGCAGGCGGAGGGCTTTGTCCGCGAGATGGAGGGCGGCCTGGACGCGTCGGTCTCCCAAGGCGGCACCAACGTTTCCGGCGGGCAGCGGCAGCGGATCGCGATCGCCCGGGCGCTCGTGAAACGGCCCGAGCTGTACATTTTTGACGACTCGTTCTCCTCGCTGGACACCGCCACGGATGCCAGGCTCCGGCAGGCGCTCCGGAGGCACACCGCCGGGGCCACCCTGGTCATAATCGCCCAGCGCGTCTCCAGCATCACCGACGCGGATCAGATCCTGGTGCTCGACGGCGGCCGGCTCGAGGGGCGCGGCACGCATGCGGAGCTGCTGGAGACTTCGGAGACGTACCAGGAGATCGTGAACTCGCAGCTGGCGGCGGAGGAGACGGTATGA
- a CDS encoding DUF309 domain-containing protein, with protein sequence MTGDRDRDASSRPRQARPRDALGRPLPYGNAGVEPVSEEPLPYGNAGVEPVSEEPLPYGNAGVEPVSEEPLPPAQTLTSARSLVEAGRPFAAHEVLEARWKAGPAEERNLWQGLAQICVGLTHAARGNSIGALRLVERGASRLEEYGSGEGAVYGIDLSAVVECARDRLRTGS encoded by the coding sequence GTGACCGGTGACAGAGATCGTGATGCTTCCAGTCGCCCTCGGCAGGCCCGGCCGCGTGACGCCCTTGGACGGCCGCTGCCGTACGGAAACGCCGGCGTCGAGCCCGTCTCGGAAGAGCCGCTGCCGTACGGAAACGCCGGCGTCGAGCCCGTCTCGGAAGAGCCGCTGCCGTACGGAAACGCCGGCGTCGAGCCCGTCTCGGAAGAGCCGCTGCCGCCGGCGCAGACGCTTACCTCGGCCCGGAGCCTGGTCGAAGCAGGCCGGCCCTTCGCCGCCCATGAGGTCCTCGAGGCCCGCTGGAAAGCCGGGCCGGCCGAAGAACGCAACCTTTGGCAGGGTCTCGCCCAGATCTGCGTCGGGCTCACACACGCCGCCCGGGGGAACAGCATCGGTGCGCTCCGGCTCGTCGAACGCGGGGCCTCCCGACTCGAGGAGTACGGTTCCGGCGAAGGGGCGGTCTACGGGATCGACTTGTCCGCCGTTGTGGAATGCGCACGCGACCGGTTGCGCACCGGAAGCTGA
- a CDS encoding EAL domain-containing protein has product MNTEVVTPSSGALAGLVTLKIERVLELARTHLQMEVSFLSQFTSDKQIYRAADGDAESFGITLGDGPELPTTYCQKMVEGHIPNAVPDSAAEPVVRDLATTIDRRIGSYIGVPLRLSDGSLYGTFCCLGHNAESLSSRDVGFMALLAEVLVEELDSQHRLNQERSLIAGILTTQSIAIAYQPIVNLHDGRRLGLEALSRFSAGPPDVIFQTAHAAGLGVDLEALAVRCAITVLPRLATDQYLAVNLSPAAALELSSRAVDRPDLDLGRIVLEVTETAAVESYETLRRSLAPLREQGLRLAIDDAGAGYASLHHIVELRPDIIKIDRSLINGMALNRSRRSAVRAFTALAEDLGAATVAEGVETTPDLKTARELGITAAQGYLLGRPTLDPADLFHA; this is encoded by the coding sequence ATGAACACCGAAGTTGTCACGCCATCAAGCGGTGCTCTGGCCGGGCTGGTGACCCTGAAAATCGAGCGGGTGCTGGAACTGGCCAGGACCCATTTGCAGATGGAAGTCTCGTTCCTCTCTCAATTCACTTCGGACAAACAGATCTACCGGGCAGCGGACGGCGACGCGGAATCCTTCGGAATCACCCTTGGCGACGGACCTGAGTTGCCGACCACCTACTGCCAGAAAATGGTTGAGGGGCATATTCCCAATGCCGTACCGGACAGCGCGGCGGAACCGGTGGTACGGGATCTGGCCACGACCATCGACCGGCGTATCGGCAGCTATATCGGTGTTCCCCTGCGCCTCTCGGATGGAAGCCTTTACGGCACATTCTGCTGTTTGGGTCACAACGCCGAGTCGTTGAGTTCACGGGATGTGGGCTTTATGGCGCTGTTGGCCGAAGTGCTGGTCGAGGAGCTGGACAGCCAACACCGGTTGAACCAGGAGCGCTCACTCATTGCGGGGATCCTGACCACACAGTCAATCGCGATCGCTTACCAGCCGATAGTGAACCTGCACGACGGCCGGCGGCTTGGACTTGAGGCGTTATCACGGTTCTCGGCCGGTCCCCCCGACGTCATCTTCCAGACCGCCCATGCCGCCGGGCTGGGTGTCGACCTCGAAGCACTCGCCGTGCGTTGCGCGATCACGGTCCTTCCCCGATTGGCCACCGACCAGTATCTCGCCGTGAACCTGAGCCCAGCCGCCGCCCTCGAGCTGTCGAGCCGGGCCGTCGACCGGCCCGATCTGGACCTGGGAAGAATCGTCCTTGAGGTCACGGAAACCGCTGCCGTGGAGAGCTACGAGACGCTCAGGCGCAGCCTGGCGCCCCTGCGCGAACAAGGACTGCGCCTGGCTATCGACGATGCCGGAGCCGGCTACGCTTCCCTCCACCACATCGTGGAACTGCGTCCAGACATTATCAAGATCGACCGGTCTCTCATCAACGGCATGGCCTTAAACCGCTCGCGCCGCAGCGCCGTTCGGGCCTTCACCGCCCTCGCCGAGGACCTCGGCGCCGCAACCGTCGCCGAAGGCGTTGAAACCACCCCGGATTTGAAAACCGCCCGCGAGCTCGGGATCACCGCCGCCCAAGGCTACCTGCTGGGACGCCCCACCCTTGATCCCGCAGACCTGTTCCATGCATAG
- a CDS encoding bifunctional diguanylate cyclase/phosphodiesterase, giving the protein MRQGRPTGMSGPEPQRLFGRALDAISEGSLITDANQRILYANAAFTAVTGYSVEEVSGRNCRLLQGPETDSIVLAALRSSLLRGGSFRGEVLNYRKDGTPFWNALTVSPLRDDTGRITNFVSVQRDVTAQRKVHERLQFLALHDSLTGLSNRTGLDRHLSGLARRIVTGTEHSAIGVIDLDDFKTINDTFGHEAGDAILTEFSRRLRGKLRATDFLAHRGGDEFVVVIEGLDLRHAREQLQPILARLHEAVDTAFSPGPGPGISVTLKMSLGITLLPPGQEPGNAVFRRADAALHHLKSGNDVRDPWWHLDTTPPTAPDGRTLQPGTAEPDRNAEEKVRSVYDSHIYHRRLFNGGLHLLFQPVIDLRTGDLRFLEALARLRLEDGTILSPGDFLPMLTPQDFDQLFKAGLDLALGQLGVWDLDGRHLRVSVNVSPSTLLHPDCAHWITSTLERHNIAPHRLILEVLEDHIDDDATQSQAFTAILALGVGLAMDDLGAGHSSLRRLTALAFSTVKIDHRILSQLRTSPIPTMTFLATMAQMGQNMGWDVIAEGLEDDGITEAATVLGIPYGQGYHLTRPLPAADVPPWITDFTPPNRSGLMRTLSGALAYHWQFARLGAPHTGPAGACPMTELLNHIGASKAEHWHRQQHTALGDHLASSAELLQWLTIQTTGDGHAGKAEKL; this is encoded by the coding sequence ATGCGGCAGGGCCGTCCCACGGGTATGTCCGGGCCGGAGCCTCAGCGCCTGTTCGGTCGTGCCCTGGACGCTATCTCCGAGGGATCGCTCATCACCGATGCAAATCAGCGCATCCTGTATGCAAACGCTGCGTTCACCGCAGTCACCGGATACAGCGTGGAGGAAGTGTCGGGACGGAACTGCCGGCTCCTCCAAGGCCCGGAAACCGATTCGATCGTTCTGGCCGCACTGCGGAGCAGCCTTCTCCGCGGTGGGAGCTTCCGGGGCGAGGTTCTGAACTACCGTAAAGACGGCACCCCGTTCTGGAACGCACTCACGGTCTCTCCCTTACGGGACGACACCGGCAGGATAACGAATTTTGTCAGTGTCCAGCGCGACGTCACGGCCCAGAGGAAGGTTCACGAACGCCTCCAGTTTCTAGCCCTTCACGATTCCCTCACCGGGCTTTCCAACCGCACCGGACTGGATCGTCATCTTTCCGGACTTGCCCGGCGCATCGTCACCGGCACAGAACATTCAGCGATCGGCGTCATCGACCTTGACGACTTCAAAACCATCAATGACACTTTCGGCCACGAGGCAGGCGATGCCATCCTGACCGAGTTCTCCCGTCGTCTTCGGGGGAAGCTGCGCGCAACAGACTTTCTTGCACACCGGGGCGGAGACGAGTTCGTCGTAGTAATCGAAGGTCTGGACCTGCGCCACGCCCGCGAACAACTTCAGCCCATTCTCGCCCGCCTTCACGAAGCAGTGGACACCGCCTTCAGCCCCGGTCCCGGTCCCGGCATCAGCGTCACGCTAAAAATGAGCCTGGGCATCACGTTGTTGCCACCCGGTCAGGAACCCGGAAATGCCGTCTTCCGGCGCGCTGATGCTGCCCTGCACCACCTCAAGTCCGGCAACGACGTCCGCGATCCTTGGTGGCACTTGGACACCACGCCACCGACTGCACCCGACGGCAGAACGCTGCAGCCGGGCACAGCCGAACCAGACCGAAACGCAGAGGAAAAAGTTAGATCCGTATACGACTCGCATATCTACCACCGGAGGCTCTTCAACGGAGGACTGCATCTCTTGTTTCAACCCGTGATCGATCTGCGCACCGGGGATCTCCGGTTCCTGGAAGCGTTGGCCCGACTCAGGCTTGAAGACGGCACCATCTTGTCGCCGGGCGACTTCCTGCCGATGCTCACCCCCCAGGACTTTGACCAGCTCTTCAAGGCCGGACTGGATCTGGCGTTAGGCCAGCTTGGTGTCTGGGACCTCGACGGGCGCCATCTCAGGGTCAGCGTCAATGTCTCGCCCTCGACCCTTCTCCACCCTGACTGCGCACACTGGATCACGTCCACCCTGGAACGACACAACATTGCCCCGCACCGCCTCATACTCGAGGTCCTGGAAGACCATATCGATGACGACGCAACCCAGAGCCAGGCATTCACCGCAATATTGGCACTGGGCGTCGGCCTGGCCATGGATGATCTGGGCGCCGGCCACAGCAGCCTTCGACGACTGACCGCTCTAGCATTCAGCACCGTCAAGATTGACCACAGAATCCTGAGCCAACTCCGTACATCCCCCATCCCCACCATGACATTCCTGGCCACGATGGCCCAGATGGGTCAAAACATGGGCTGGGACGTCATCGCCGAAGGCCTCGAAGACGACGGAATCACCGAAGCCGCAACCGTCCTCGGAATCCCCTATGGCCAGGGCTACCACCTGACTCGGCCTCTACCGGCCGCCGATGTACCGCCCTGGATTACGGATTTCACCCCGCCAAACCGCTCTGGGCTTATGCGTACACTCTCCGGAGCACTTGCCTACCACTGGCAGTTCGCCCGGCTCGGCGCCCCGCACACCGGACCAGCCGGCGCCTGCCCCATGACAGAGCTTTTGAACCACATCGGAGCCAGCAAAGCAGAACACTGGCACCGGCAACAACACACCGCCCTCGGCGATCATCTCGCTTCCTCAGCCGAACTTCTCCAATGGCTCACCATCCAAACGACCGGCGACGGGCACGCCGGGAAAGCAGAAAAACTTTGA
- a CDS encoding serine hydrolase, which yields MNYRGPYRPAPPASNDRPSTGRRNTFVALAATLLVLAAVLTFAAVRTGPVPASGFLAGMPHGQSKQAAGPVADSAPGAAPHTAVDPAAGIQKIVAENPDHRIGVAITDTAGGTPQTYGDDAAYAAASTAKILTAAAYYHLVETGEKSLDAPLGSFDAAFQIQAMVNTSSDDSWLLLMRDIGYPELTAYATSLGIDYDPEENLLTPQDMALLLQRLATGKLLDAGHTAELLGYMQQTNDEDLIPAALDPGITVHHKYGVVEGYVHDAALLEAGGHTYAVVIYTWGPDDADSDARIDLIHQLTQEITGALFGL from the coding sequence ATGAATTACCGAGGACCGTACCGGCCCGCACCACCGGCCAGCAACGACCGACCCAGCACCGGCCGGCGCAACACTTTCGTGGCCCTGGCCGCCACCTTACTGGTCCTGGCCGCCGTCCTCACCTTTGCCGCGGTCCGCACGGGGCCGGTTCCGGCGTCGGGCTTCCTGGCGGGTATGCCGCACGGCCAATCGAAGCAGGCCGCCGGCCCGGTGGCCGACTCTGCACCCGGGGCCGCACCGCACACCGCCGTCGACCCTGCCGCCGGGATCCAGAAGATCGTGGCAGAGAACCCCGACCACCGGATTGGCGTCGCTATCACGGACACCGCCGGCGGAACACCGCAGACCTATGGCGACGACGCCGCCTACGCCGCGGCCAGCACCGCGAAAATCCTCACGGCGGCCGCTTACTACCACCTGGTGGAAACCGGAGAGAAGTCCCTGGACGCCCCGTTGGGTTCCTTCGACGCCGCCTTCCAGATCCAGGCCATGGTCAACACCAGCAGCGACGATTCCTGGCTGCTGCTCATGCGGGACATCGGCTACCCCGAACTGACCGCCTACGCCACCTCCCTCGGCATCGACTACGACCCGGAAGAGAACCTCCTGACCCCTCAGGACATGGCGCTCCTGCTGCAGCGGCTCGCCACGGGCAAGCTGCTCGACGCCGGACACACCGCGGAGCTGCTGGGCTACATGCAGCAAACCAACGACGAGGACCTCATTCCGGCCGCCCTCGACCCTGGCATCACGGTCCACCACAAGTACGGGGTGGTCGAAGGCTACGTCCACGACGCCGCCCTGCTCGAAGCAGGCGGCCACACCTACGCCGTCGTGATCTACACCTGGGGTCCCGACGACGCCGACAGCGACGCCCGCATCGACCTCATCCACCAGCTCACCCAGGAAATCACCGGGGCATTGTTCGGGCTCTGA
- a CDS encoding ABC transporter ATP-binding protein, whose product MSRTEKATTPAASSSAGGAGGAGGGNGSGGNGERIPRPAGGPGRGGPFAGMNIPAEKAMRFGPSAKRLLGELHPERLWLTLVVALAVVSVTFSVIGPRLLGEGTNLIFAGVVSRDLPAGVSKAELLAQLRASGENQRADMLSAMTLTPGTGIDFTALSTVLLWALALYVLASAFMWMQAYILNGIVQRTVYRLRERIEAKINRLPLRYFDSVQRGELLSRVTNDVDNVSQSLQQSISQAVTSLLTVLGVLVMMFLLSPTLALIALVTIPLTLVTTALIAKRSQKLFVAQWKHTGELNGQIEETYTGHALVKVFGRQREVEETFRQKNTELYQASFGAQFVSGLIMPAMTFIGNLVYVGIAVVGGLQVAIGAMQLGDVQAFIQYSRQFTQPLAQLGSMANLLQSGVASAERVFDLLDTEEQLSDPDLALTPEVTRGRLEFEDVSFSYSPDKPLISSLNLVAEPGQTVAIVGPTGAGKTTLVNLMMRFYELDGGRITLDGVDVTVMARHELRSRMGMVLQDTWLFGGTIRDNIAYGRPSATEAEILEAAKATFVDRFVHSLPDGYDTVLDDEGSNVSAGEKQLLTIARAFLSRPSVLILDEATSSVDTRTEVLVQKAMSALRSDRTSFVIAHRLSTIRDADLILVMEAGQIVEQGTHTGLLSAGGAYAALYEAQFAAPVAEV is encoded by the coding sequence ATGAGCCGCACCGAGAAGGCCACGACGCCGGCCGCCTCCTCGTCCGCTGGTGGCGCTGGGGGCGCTGGTGGGGGCAACGGGTCTGGCGGCAACGGCGAGCGGATTCCGCGGCCGGCCGGCGGACCCGGGCGCGGCGGCCCGTTCGCGGGAATGAATATTCCCGCGGAAAAGGCGATGCGCTTCGGCCCCTCCGCCAAGCGGTTGCTGGGGGAGCTGCACCCCGAGCGGCTGTGGCTGACGCTGGTAGTGGCGCTCGCCGTCGTGAGCGTGACGTTCTCGGTGATCGGACCCCGGCTCCTCGGCGAGGGCACCAACCTGATTTTCGCCGGTGTTGTGTCCCGGGACCTGCCCGCCGGGGTTAGTAAGGCCGAGCTGCTCGCGCAGTTGCGCGCGTCGGGGGAGAACCAGCGGGCGGACATGCTCAGCGCGATGACGCTGACGCCGGGCACCGGGATCGACTTCACGGCGCTGTCCACTGTGCTGCTGTGGGCGCTCGCGCTGTATGTGCTGGCGTCGGCGTTTATGTGGATGCAGGCATACATCCTGAACGGAATCGTGCAGCGCACCGTGTACCGGCTGCGGGAGCGGATCGAGGCGAAGATCAACCGTCTGCCGCTGCGCTACTTCGACTCGGTGCAGCGCGGGGAACTGCTCAGCCGGGTCACGAACGACGTGGACAACGTCTCGCAAAGCCTGCAGCAGTCCATCAGCCAGGCGGTGACCTCGCTGTTGACGGTGCTGGGGGTGCTGGTGATGATGTTCCTGCTCTCGCCCACGCTGGCACTGATCGCGCTCGTGACGATTCCCCTGACCCTCGTGACCACCGCGCTGATCGCGAAGCGTTCGCAGAAGCTGTTCGTGGCGCAGTGGAAGCACACCGGCGAGCTCAACGGCCAGATCGAGGAGACCTACACCGGGCACGCACTCGTGAAGGTCTTCGGCCGGCAGCGCGAGGTGGAGGAAACATTCCGGCAGAAGAATACGGAGCTGTACCAGGCGAGCTTCGGCGCGCAGTTCGTGTCCGGGCTGATCATGCCGGCCATGACATTCATCGGGAACCTCGTCTATGTGGGCATCGCCGTGGTGGGCGGCCTGCAGGTCGCTATCGGGGCGATGCAGCTCGGCGATGTTCAGGCGTTCATCCAGTACTCGCGGCAGTTCACCCAGCCGCTGGCCCAGCTGGGGTCCATGGCGAACCTGCTGCAGTCCGGCGTAGCCTCGGCCGAGCGGGTGTTCGACCTGCTGGACACCGAGGAGCAGCTGAGCGACCCGGACTTGGCGTTGACGCCGGAGGTGACCCGCGGGCGGCTGGAGTTCGAGGACGTCTCGTTCTCCTACTCGCCGGACAAGCCGCTGATCTCATCGTTGAACCTGGTGGCCGAACCGGGGCAGACGGTGGCGATCGTCGGCCCCACGGGGGCGGGGAAGACGACACTGGTGAACCTGATGATGCGCTTCTACGAGCTGGATGGAGGCCGGATCACGCTCGACGGCGTGGACGTCACTGTGATGGCCCGGCACGAACTGCGCTCGCGGATGGGCATGGTCCTCCAGGACACGTGGCTGTTCGGCGGGACCATCCGGGACAACATCGCCTACGGCCGGCCCTCTGCTACCGAGGCCGAGATTCTGGAGGCGGCGAAGGCGACCTTCGTGGACCGGTTCGTGCACTCCCTGCCGGACGGCTATGACACCGTGCTCGACGACGAGGGGTCCAACGTGTCCGCGGGGGAGAAACAGCTGCTGACCATCGCCCGGGCGTTCCTGTCCCGGCCGTCGGTGCTGATTCTGGACGAGGCGACTTCTTCCGTGGATACCCGGACCGAGGTGCTGGTGCAGAAGGCGATGAGCGCGCTGCGGTCTGACCGTACTTCTTTTGTCATTGCGCACCGCCTGTCCACCATCCGCGACGCCGACCTCATCCTGGTGATGGAAGCCGGCCAGATCGTGGAGCAGGGGACGCATACGGGGCTTCTGTCGGCGGGCGGGGCGTATGCGGCGCTGTACGAGGCGCAGTTCGCGGCTCCCGTGGCGGAGGTTTAA
- a CDS encoding thioredoxin domain-containing protein translates to MKRPVLAVAIAGILVALGASSCAAPAGTTAGTAPGTSTAAAEPSAPASAAAGAGQPAGTAQAGTYTPYTPEAVSSASETDKVVLFFHATWCSTCKLLASDIEANAANIPAGVKILKVDYDSETALKQKYGVTLQHTLVQVRPDGSQIAKWNLSRDLNALVKEIR, encoded by the coding sequence GTGAAGAGACCAGTCCTGGCCGTCGCAATTGCGGGGATCCTCGTCGCCCTGGGTGCCTCATCCTGCGCCGCCCCTGCCGGGACAACGGCCGGGACCGCGCCCGGAACGTCCACCGCAGCCGCAGAGCCCAGCGCTCCGGCCTCCGCCGCGGCGGGGGCCGGGCAGCCCGCGGGCACAGCCCAGGCCGGTACCTACACCCCGTATACCCCCGAAGCTGTGTCCTCGGCGTCGGAGACGGACAAAGTAGTCCTGTTCTTCCACGCCACATGGTGCTCCACCTGCAAACTGCTCGCCTCCGACATTGAGGCCAACGCCGCCAACATCCCCGCCGGCGTCAAGATCCTGAAAGTGGACTACGACTCCGAGACCGCGCTCAAGCAGAAATATGGCGTGACCCTCCAGCACACCCTCGTGCAGGTCCGGCCGGACGGCTCCCAGATCGCCAAGTGGAACCTGAGCCGGGACCTGAACGCCCTCGTCAAGGAAATCCGCTAG
- a CDS encoding 2-hydroxyacid dehydrogenase, whose protein sequence is MNRKITVSLPDASLREFLQPHPDVTVLEWDFAGEPPQSRIDIAVPPYMGGPQPLRSLEAVETALVQSQSIGYDGAVDFLPAGRVLANAAGVHETSTAELALALILASQREFPRVLQNQQEGRWDARPTASLADRRVLIVGYGGVGKAIEDRLLPFEASVTRVASRERTDGRGHIHGIAGLHALLPEHDIVVVGVPLSDATRHLIDDAFLAAMPDGALIVNVSRGPVADTDALVRHTASGRIRAALDVTDPEPLPEDHPLWRTPGVIISPHVGGASSAMRPRMGRLLQRQIELMLAGEPPVNVVLNG, encoded by the coding sequence ATGAACCGGAAGATCACTGTCAGCCTGCCGGATGCGTCGCTGCGCGAGTTCCTCCAGCCGCACCCGGACGTCACCGTTCTCGAATGGGACTTCGCCGGTGAGCCGCCGCAGTCCCGGATCGACATTGCGGTGCCTCCCTACATGGGCGGTCCGCAGCCCCTGCGGAGTCTGGAGGCTGTGGAAACGGCGCTGGTGCAGAGCCAGTCGATTGGTTACGACGGGGCCGTGGACTTCCTCCCGGCCGGCCGGGTCCTCGCCAACGCCGCCGGGGTCCATGAAACCTCGACGGCGGAACTGGCTCTTGCCTTGATCCTCGCCAGCCAGCGCGAATTCCCCCGCGTGCTGCAGAACCAGCAGGAGGGCCGGTGGGATGCCCGGCCCACCGCCAGCCTGGCCGACCGCCGCGTCCTGATCGTCGGCTACGGCGGCGTGGGCAAGGCGATCGAGGACCGGCTGCTGCCCTTCGAAGCCAGTGTGACCCGGGTGGCGAGCCGGGAACGGACGGACGGGCGGGGCCACATCCACGGCATTGCCGGGCTGCACGCGCTGCTGCCGGAGCACGACATCGTGGTGGTGGGGGTTCCGCTGAGCGATGCCACCCGGCACCTGATTGATGACGCCTTCCTCGCGGCCATGCCGGACGGTGCCCTGATCGTGAACGTTTCCCGGGGGCCGGTGGCGGACACGGATGCCCTGGTCCGGCACACCGCCTCCGGACGGATCCGTGCCGCCCTTGACGTCACCGATCCCGAGCCCCTGCCGGAGGATCACCCGCTGTGGCGGACCCCCGGCGTGATCATCAGCCCGCACGTGGGCGGGGCCAGTTCGGCGATGCGGCCGCGGATGGGACGGCTGCTCCAGCGGCAGATTGAGCTCATGCTGGCGGGGGAGCCGCCGGTGAATGTGGTGCTGAACGGCTGA